Proteins encoded within one genomic window of Cucumis sativus cultivar 9930 chromosome 3, Cucumber_9930_V3, whole genome shotgun sequence:
- the LOC105434923 gene encoding RING-H2 finger protein ATL20, with translation MLHNRLLVPCFLCFLCFLNLTTTSELCLDSTCNGSFQTIRFPFRIQNQQPKSCGYPAFDLTCHPSGQPLIHLPFSGEFIVQYIDYKNQEIWVNDPNNCLPRKILSLMLFGSPFDAKNTVDFTFFNCSGSDEIPYDFNLNPISCLSGLSYAVFASSSSMVNEILSSRCELVKTVSVPMSLETYSWDLRNDLRLGWKKPNCKKCELNGGICGIKPNSTNEIQCKYNTSTQSGMARGARYAISIGVGVPVTMCVLGFLCCLCARVRSSTSGRNSSIEAHWVISSRPITMGLDGPTIDSYPKIVLGESLRLPKPTDNICPICLSEYRPKETVKTIPQCQHFFHQDCIDEWLRLNPSCPLCRMPPLKSPPSHFPL, from the exons atgCTTCATAATCGTCTCCTCGTCCCCTGCTTTCTCTGCTTCCTCTGTTTCCTCAACCTCACAACAACCTCAGAACTCTGTTTGGACTCCACCTGCAATGGTAGTTTTCAAACCATCCGATTCCCGTTCAgaattcaaaaccaacaacCAAAATCATGTGGATACCCCGCGTTTGACTTAACATGTCATCCCTCAGGTCAACCATTAATCCATCTCCCATTTTCAGGGGAATTCATAGTTCAATACATAGATTACAAGAACCAAGAAATTTGGGTCAATGATCCAAACAACTGTCTTCCTCGAAAGATTCTGTCTCTTATGCTTTTTGGGTCGCCGTTTGATGCGAAAAACACTGTAGATTTCACCTTCTTTAATTGTTCGGGGAGTGATGAAATCCCATATGATTTCAATTTGAACCCAATTTCTTGCCTTAGTGGATTGTCGTATGCCGtatttgcttcttcttcttcaatggtGAATGAGATTTTGTCGTCGAGGTGTGAGTTGGTGAAGACTGTATCGGTGCCGATGAGTTTGGAGACGTATTCATGGGATTTGAGGAATGATCTGAGATTGGGGTGGAAAAAGCCTAATTGTAAGAAGTGCGAGTTAAATGGTGGAATATGTGGGATTAAACCCAATTCAACTAATGAAATTCAATGCAAATACAATACTTCGACTCAAAGTG GGATGGCAAGAGGAGCTCGGTATGCAATATCAATTGGAGTTGGAGTACCAGTAACGATGTGTGTTTTGGGGTTCTTATGTTGCCTTTGTGCTAGAGTCAGATCCTCCACAAGTGGGCGCAATTCAAGCATTGAGGCCCATTGGGTTATCTCTTCTCGGCCCATTACAATGGGCCTTGATGGGCCCACTATCGATTCATATCCAAAAATTGTATTGGGCGAAAGCTTGCGTCTACCAAAGCCCACTGACAATATATGCCCAATTTGCCTGTCGGAATATCGGCCCAAAGAGACTGTGAAGACAATTCCACAATGTCAACATTTCTTCCATCAAGATTGTATTGACGAATGGCTGAGATTGAATCCCTCTTGCCCACTTTGTAGAATGCCTCCCCTTAAATCTCCACCGTCCCATTTTCCCCTCTAA
- the LOC116402459 gene encoding uncharacterized protein LOC116402459, which yields MPLFTRQTNHGIVLLLLYVDDMIITSNDPQAISDLQQYLGQHFEMKDLGSLSYFLDLEVSHRSDGYLLSQAKYASDLIARSGITDSNTSSTPLDPHVHLTLFDGVPLDDASLYRQLVGSLIYLTVTRPDIAYIVHIVSQFMAAPRTVHFTVVLRILRYVKETLLGHGLQFSSQSSLVLSGYSDADWTGDPTDRQSTTGYCFYLGDSLISWRSKKQSVISRSSTKSEYRALADATAELIWLRWLLADMSVPQQGPTLLHCDNRSVIQIAHNDVFHERTKHIKNDCHFVRHHLLSNTLLLRSVSTIEQLTDIFTKALPSNRFCQLLTKLKLIATLPP from the coding sequence ATGCCCCTTTTTACACGTCAGACAAACCATGGTAttgttcttctccttctttatgttgatgatatgattattACTAGTAATGATCCACAGGCCATATCGGATCTACAACAATATCTTGGTCaacattttgagatgaaagaccTTGGATCTCTCAGTTACTTTCTCGATCTTGAAGTCTCTCACCGTTCAGATGGTTATCTGTTATCTCAAGCGAAATATGCATCTGATCTGATAGCTCGCTCAGGAATTACAGACTCCAACACATCTTCAACACCGTTAGATCCCCATGTCCATCTAACTCTGTTTGATGGTGTTCCTCTAGACGATGCAAGCTTGTATCGGCAACTTGTTGGCAGTCTTATATACCTAACAGTGACTCGCCCAGATATTGCATACATTGTTCATATTGTCAGTCAATTTATGGCTGCTCCTCGAACAGTTCATTTCACTGTTGTTCTACGCATACTTCGATATGTCAAAGAAACCTTATTAGGACATGGTCTCCAGTTCTCCTCTCAGTCTTCCCTTGTGTTATCCGGATATTCTGATGCTGATTGGACTGGGGATCCTACTGATCGACAATCCACCACAGGATACTGTTTTTACTTAGGTGATTCTCTCATCTCATGGCGTagtaagaaacaaagtgtTATCTCTCGATCAAGTACGAAATCTGAATACCGTGCTCTGGCTGATGCTACAGCTGAACTTATATGGCTCCGGTGGCTCCTTGCTGATATGAGTGTCCCTCAACAGGGTCCTACCCTCCTTCATTGTGACAATCGTAGTGTCATTCAGATTGCTCACAATGATGTGTTTCATGAACGTACTAAACACATTAAAAATGATTGTCACTTCGTTCGACACCACCTCTTAAGCAACACCCTCCTCTTACGTTCTGTTTCTACTATTGAACAACTTACGGATATCTTCACCAAAGCCTTGCCATCTAATCGGTTCTGTCAATTACTTACCAAACTCAAGTTGATTGCCACTCTaccaccttga
- the LOC101216443 gene encoding putative RING-H2 finger protein ATL21B, with the protein MILLLLLLFFSFINLATSSELCFDSHCTGDYQTIRFPFRIVNGQPKSCGYPGFDLSCHPTGEPLLHLPHSGDFIVQNIDYMHQEIRINDPDYCLPKKILYLNLSGSPFVKKNSQTVAFFNCSSNYIPYWYNDPIYCLSSHSHTVYASSSPMLINMFESNCAMIKTVSVPSSFSYSSNLWEYLLLKWENPDCGRCESVGQRCEVKSNSSNEIQCTDSQGRSRVGANVVSIAMGVVAAVICFLGVLCCLCFKINFRRRGSSSSIAHWTVSSQRTRTMGLNGATIESYPKFVLDESLSLPKPNNNVCPICLAQYQPKEIVKSIPNCQHCFHECCIDEWLRLKASCPVCRKSPIEAPPSNPS; encoded by the exons atgattcttcttcttcttcttctcttcttttctttcatcaacCTAGCAACCAGCTCTGAATTATGCTTTGATTCTCACTGTACTGGTGATTATCAGACGATTCGATTCCCTTTTAGGATTGTAAATGGCCAACCAAAGTCTTGTGGCTATCCTGGCTTTGATTTGTCTTGCCATCCCACAGGTGAACCGTTGCTTCATCTTCCTCATTCTGGAGATTTCATTGTCCAAAATATAGATTATATGCATCAAGAAATAAGGATCAATGATCCAGACTACTGTCTTCCTAAAAAGATTCTCTACCTCAATCTTTCTGGATCACCATTTGTCAAGAAAAACAGTCAAACTGTTGCCTTCTTTAATTGTTCATCTAATTACATACCATATTGGTATAATGATCCAATTTATTGCCTAAGTAGCCATTCACACACAGTCTATGCTTCATCTTCTCCAATGCTTATAAACATGTTTGAATCAAACTGTGCTATGATAAAAACTGTTTCAGTgccatcttcattttcttattcgTCGAACCTGTGGGAATATCTTCTGTTAAAATGGGAAAATCCTGATTGTGGTAGGTGTGAATCAGTTGGTCAAAGATGTGAAGTCAAATCCAATTCAAGCAATGAAATTCAATGTACAGACTCTCAAG GGAGATCTAGAGTTGGAGCCAATGTTGTGTCTATAGCAATGGGAGTGGTAGCTGCTGTGATATGCTTTTTGGGTGTCCTGTGCTGCCtctgtttcaaaataaattttcgtAGGAGAGGCAGTTCCAGCAGTATAGCCCATTGGACGGTATCTTCTCAGCGTACAAGAACGATGGGCCTAAATGGGGCGACAATTGAATCCTACCCAAAATTTGTATTGGATGAAAGCTTAAGCCTACCGAAGCCCAATAACAATGTTTGCCCAATTTGTTTGGCCCAATATCAGCCGAAAGAGATTGTGAAGAGTATACCCAATTGCCAACATTGTTTCCATGAATGTTGTATTGATGAATGGCTCCGATTGAAAGCTTCTTGCCCTGTTTGTAGGAAGTCTCCCATTGAAGCTCCACCCTCCAACCCTTCTTAG
- the LOC101216198 gene encoding pentatricopeptide repeat-containing protein At3g49170, chloroplastic, with protein MQSLPLPTTLKIPFPSSNPSSSLQFPTFTNPNPLTGRLIQEINNGRLHKAISTLEHMVHQGSHPDLQTYSLFLKKCIRTRSFDIGTLVHEKLTQSDLQLDSVTLNSLISLYSKCGQWEKATSIFQLMGSSRDLISWSAMVSCFANNNMGFRALLTFVDMIENGYYPNEYCFAAATRACSTAEFVSVGDSIFGFVVKTGYLQSDVCVGCGLIDMFVKGRGDLVSAFKVFEKMPERNAVTWTLMITRLMQFGYAGEAIDLFLEMILSGYEPDRFTLSGVISACANMELLLLGQQLHSQAIRHGLTLDRCVGCCLINMYAKCSVDGSMCAARKIFDQILDHNVFSWTAMITGYVQKGGYDEEALDLFRGMILTHVIPNHFTFSSTLKACANLAALRIGEQVFTHAVKLGFSSVNCVANSLISMYARSGRIDDARKAFDILFEKNLISYNTVIDAYAKNLNSEEALELFNEIEDQGMGASAFTFASLLSGAASIGTIGKGEQIHARVIKSGLKLNQSVCNALISMYSRCGNIESAFQVFEDMEDRNVISWTSIITGFAKHGFATQALELFHKMLEEGVRPNLVTYIAVLSACSHVGLVNEGWKHFKSMYTEHGVIPRMEHYACMVDILGRSGSLSEAIQFINSMPYKADALVWRTFLGACRVHGNLELGKHAAKMIIEQEPHDPAAYILLSNLYASTSKWDEVSNIRKAMKEKNLIKEAGCSWVEVENKVHKFYVGDTSHPKAAEIYDELQNLSVKIKKLGYVPNLDFVLHDVEEEQKEKLLFQHSEKIAVAFGLISTSKMKPIRVFKNLRICGDCHSAIKYISMATGREIIVRDANRFHHIKDGRCSCNEYW; from the coding sequence ATGCAGAGTCTGCCTCTTCCCACTACCCTCAAAATTCCGTTCCCTTCTTCAAACCCATCATCTTCTCTCCAATTCCCCACATTCACAAACCCTAATCCCCTCACCGGTCGTTTGATTCAAGAAATCAATAATGGCCGCCTTCACAAAGCAATCTCAACTCTCGAACACATGGTCCACCAAGGATCTCACCCTGATCTTCAAACTTACTCCCTTTTCCTCAAAAAATGTATTAGAACTCGCAGTTTTGATATTGGTACACTGGTTCATGAAAAACTCACTCAATCGGATCTCCAACTCGACTCTGTCACTCTTAATTCCTTGATTAGCTTGTACTCCAAGTGCGGGCAATGGGAGAAAGCAACTTCCATCTTTCAGCTCATGGGAAGTAGTAGGGATTTGATTTCTTGGAGTGCTATGGTGTCCTGCTTTGCCAATAACAATATGGGGTTTCGTGCGCTTCTTACGTTTGTTGATATGATTGAAAATGGTTATTACCCAAATGAGTATTGCTTTGCCGCTGCAACTCGTGCGTGTTCGACTGCTGAATTTGTGTCGGTGGGTGATTCTATTTTTGGATTTGTTGTTAAAACTGGGTATCTTCAATCGGATGTATGTGTTGGGTGTGGTCTGATTGATATGTTTGTGAAGGGACGTGGGGATTTGGTTTCTGCATTTAAAGTGTTTGAGAAAATGCCTGAAAGAAATGCAGTTACTTGGACATTGATGATTACTAGGTTGATGCAATTTGGGTATGCTGGGGAAGctattgatttgtttttggaaATGATATTAAGTGGATATGAACCTGATAGATTCACATTAAGTGGTGTAATATCCGCTTGTGCAAATATGGAATTGTTATTGCTAGGGCAGCAGTTGCATTCTCAAGCAATAAGACACGGGTTGACTCTGGATCGATGTGTGGGTTGTTGTCTAATAAATATGTATGCTAAATGCTCTGTGGATGGATCAATGTGTGCAGCAAGGAAGATTTTTGATCAGATTCTGGATCATAATGTCTTCTCTTGGACTGCAATGATCACAGGATATGTTCAAAAAGGGGGATATGATGAAGAAGCTCTCGATCTTTTTCGTGGAATGATCTTGACCCATGTTATACCAAACCATTTTACGTTTTCCAGCACTTTGAAGGCCTGTGCAAATCTAGCTGCTCTACGGATTGGAGAACAGGTTTTTACTCATGCAGTAAAGCTCGGTTTTTCATCAGTTAATTGTGTTGCAAACTCACTTATTAGCATGTATGCACGATCTGGCAGAATTGATGATGCACGGAAAGCATTTGATATTCTGTTTGAGAAGAATTTGATTTCTTATAACACGGTAATTGATGCATATGCTAAGAACTTAAATTCTGAGGAAGCTTTAGAACTTTTCAATGAGATTGAGGATCAAGGGATGGGGGCCAGTGCTTTTACGTTCGCTAGCCTTCTGAGTGGAGCTGCCAGCATCGGTACAATAGGCAAGGGCGAGCAAATTCATGCTCGGGTGATAAAGTCAGGGTTGAAATTGAATCAGTCTGTGTGCAATGCTTTAATCTCCATGTATTCTAGGTGTGGAAATATTGAATCTGCTTTCCAAGTTTTTGAAGACATGGAAGACAGAAATGTCATCTCTTGGACTTCAATTATCACAGGTTTTGCAAAACATGGGTTCGCAACACAAGCCTTGGAACTGTTCCACAAGATGCTCGAGGAAGGTGTTAGACCAAATTTGGTTACCTACATTGCTGTTTTATCAGCTTGTAGCCACGTTGGTCTTGTTAACGAGGGTTGGAAACACTTCAAATCAATGTATACAGAGCATGGAGTCATTCCGAGGATGGAACATTATGCCTGTATGGTTGACATACTAGGTCGTTCAGGATCTCTCTCTGAAGCCATTCAGTTTATTAATTCAATGCCTTACAAAGCTGATGCACTCGTATGGCGAACATTTCTTGGAGCCTGCCGAGTCCACGGTAACCTAGAACTAGGGAAACATGCTGCCAAAATGATTATCGAACAAGAGCCACATGATCCTGCTGCATACATCTTGCTATCAAATTTGTATGCATCCACCTCAAAATGGGATGAAGTTTCAAACATCAGAAAGgcgatgaaagaaaaaaacttgatCAAAGAAGCAGGTTGTAGCTGGGTAGAGGTTGAAAATAAAGTGCATAAGTTTTATGTTGGTGATACTTCACACCCAAAAGCTGCGGAAATATACGATGAACTTCAAAACTTGTCtgtaaaaattaagaaactagGATATGTCCcaaatttggattttgtgCTTCATGATGTGGAGGAAGAACAAAAGGAGAAACTTTTGTTTCAGCATAGTGAGAAAATAGCAGTGGCGTTTGGTCTCATCAGCACATCCAAGATGAAACCTATCAGAGTTTTCAAAAACCTACGAATTTGTGGGGATTGTCACTCCgcaatcaaatatatttcaatGGCCACAGGCAGAGAGATCATTGTTAGAGATGCAAACCGGTTTCATCATATTAAAGATGGAAGATGCTCCTGCAATGAGTATTGGTGA